From a single Lolium rigidum isolate FL_2022 chromosome 7, APGP_CSIRO_Lrig_0.1, whole genome shotgun sequence genomic region:
- the LOC124677750 gene encoding plant UBX domain-containing protein 7-like: MAGAPPTAAEQDALVSSFLEIAAGQTPHTATQFLQMTSWHLEEALQLFYIDGEAALAAHPAAAAASAEAAALAAAAAAAEVEEGFRFHPPPAAALEDGMLQGLGDEDDVRAPLPVRRETLYGDAPMVVTRPNAMVAFRNFEEEARQSAWDSEQNATSSSRDNLASLYRPPFDLMFNGPFDKAKLEASSLDKWLLINLQSTEEFSSHMLNRDTWANEAVAQTIRSNFIFWQVYQDTSEGRKVCTYYKLDSVPAILLIDPITGQKMRGWNGMVYPDSLLEDLMSYLEKGPKEHHAAQPQKRPRKIDQETSVSRQGKTGAEDEDEELARAVAASLEENKGAGESDAGDDKPNPEEENEPSLSVKLEYPPLPEEPKGSRDLLCRVAIRLADGRRIQRNFLHTDSIKLLWSFCSSQVEDGEKRAFHFVQPIPGSSNNNLEYGSEQTFREAGLANSMINLLLD, from the exons atggccggcgcccccccgacggccgccgagcaggacgccctcGTCTCCTCCTTCCTCGAGATCGCCGCCGGCCAGACGCCCCACACCGCCACCCAGTTCCTCCAG ATGACGAGCTGGCATCTGGAGGAGGCGCTGCAGCTCTTCTACATCGACGGGGAGGCCGCCCTGGCCGCGCaccccgccgccgcggccgcgtcgGCCGAGGCGGCCGcgctggcggccgccgccgccgccgccgaggtggaggaggggtTCAG ATTCCACCCTCCCCCGGCGGCTGCGCTCGAAGACGGGATGCTGCAGGGGCTGGGGGACGAGGACGACGTCCGCGCCCCGCTGCCCGTCAGGCGGGAGACCCTCTACGGCGACGCCCCCATGGTCGT TACTCGGCCTAATGCGATGGTTGCATTTCGAAACTTTGAAGAGGAGGCAAGACAGTCAGCTTGGGATTCTGAGCAGAATGCCACATCTAGTTCTCGCGATAATCTGGCTTCTTTATATCGCCCACCTTTTGACTTGATGTTCAATGGTCCATTTGACAAG GCGAAGTTAGAGGCCTCTAGTCTAGACAAGTGGCTGTTGATCAATTTGCAGTCAACAGAGGAGTTCAGCTCTCATATG CTTAATCGAGACACTTGGGCAAATGAAGCGGTGGCCCAGACAATCCGGTCAAACTTTATTTTCTGGCAG GTTTATCAAGACACCAGCGAGGGGAGGAAAGTATGCACCTACTACAAGTTGGACTCTGTTCCTGCCATTCTCCTAATTGACCCCATCACTGGACAAAAAATGCGTGGTTGGAATGGAATGGTTTACCCGGACAGTTTGCTGGAG GATTTGATGTCTTACCTGGAGAAAGGTCCAAAGGAGCACCATGCTGCGCAACCTCAAAAACGCCCAAGAAAAATTGATCAGGAAACTTCTGTGAGCAGACAAG GTAAAACAGGTgcagaggatgaagatgaagagctcGCAAGGGCGGTGGCAGCTTCCTTGGAGGAGAACAAAGGAGCCGGGGAATCAGATGCTGGTGATGACAAGCCTAATCCTGAGGAAGAGAACGAACCCAGCTTGAGCGTCAAGCTCGAGTACCCTCCTCTCCCCGAAGAGCCAAAAGGAAGCAGGGACCTTCTCTGCAGGGTCGCGATCCGGCTCGCCGATGGCCGGAGGATCCAGCGGAATTTTCTCCATACAGATTCAATCAAG CTCCTATGGTCATTCTGCTCCTCCCAAGTGGAGGACGGCGAGAAGCGGGCCTTCCACTTCGTGCAGCCCATCCCCGGCTCGTCCAACAATAACCTGGAGTACGGGAGCGAGCAGACCTTCAGAGAGGCCGGGCTGGCCAACTCGATGATCAACCTGTTGTTGGACTAG
- the LOC124676470 gene encoding CRS2-like protein, chloroplastic produces the protein MRGKLWIRFSPFLSKRHVSTCRNFSMSPSSSGSVVQPWLFVGLGNPGEKYQSTRHNVGFDMIDAFAESQGISMTTLHFKALFGEGMIDGVPVLLAKPQTYINLSGESAGPLAAYYKLPLHRVLVAYDDTDLPCGVLRLQPKGGYGRHNGLKSVIYNFRKNREFGRLRIGIGRPPGQMDPKAFVLQKFNKTGRERIDSAIKEGTNILKMVVTKGLTEAARLANVEQKYKHLVSHDEQF, from the exons ATGCGGGGGAAGCTCTGGATAAGATTTTCGCCCTTCCTTTCCAAGCGTCATGTCTCTACCTGTCGGAATTTCTCGATGTCTCCATCTTCGTCAGGCTCCGTGGTACAGCCATGGCTCTTTGTTGGTCTAGGCAACCCCGGCGAGAAGTACCAGTCGACCAGACACAAT GTCGGGTTTGATATGATAGATGCATTTGCGGAGTCTCAGGGCATATCCATGACCACACTTCACTTCAAAGCTCTATTTGGTGAAG GGATGATTGATGGTGTCCCTGTTTTGCTTGCCAAGcctcaaacatatataaatctcaGCGGTGAATCT GCTGGTCCACTTGCTGCCTATTATAAACTTCCACTTCACCGTGTCCTAGTG GCATACGATGACACGGACCTGCCATGTGGAGTTCTTCGTTTACAACCTAAAGGAGGATATGGGCGCCACAATGG GTTGAAGAGTGTGATCTACAATTTTCGCAAGAACCGAGAATTTGGTCGACTAAGGATTG GAATTGGACGCCCGCCTGGTCAGATGGATCCCAAAGCGTTTGTGCTTCAGAAGTTCAATAAGACTGGCCGTGAACGG ATTGATTCGGCCATAAAAGAGGGCACCAACATTCTGAAGATGGTGGTCACCAAGGGTCTGACGGAGGCAGCAAGACTGGCAAATGTAGAGCAGAAGTATAAGCACCTGGTGTCACACGACGAGCAGTTCTAG